In Pectinophora gossypiella chromosome 1, ilPecGoss1.1, whole genome shotgun sequence, one genomic interval encodes:
- the LOC126367315 gene encoding uncharacterized protein LOC126367315 — protein sequence MAPSPQDVKNIAIHVTPPDGDEDDDEFVPPLRPRRKFSTPLAALAGAADDLVALQTKDPQQQPSRSLSPFDRTKRRFSTMVSNAAAAAVPRRLSATIGWYLASPTHIKPQIVRQGRALCLQYIRTQIRRAAIGNNKQIVMKRLQRMVETECGEEATNNVETGVMSAMRALCAALERKTPETFRYVARQATRAPSAMLRSDTALAELALALARRITRENITWSKIAAVYCVCGALAREAAEAADGEPPIEIVAAPAAAVADLLHEEPGSWIAAHGGWNGLVERLRASQRDQNTEKILRLMVSFFAALFAFLLFLRWALHSHPTYNH from the exons ATGGCGCCCAGTCCTCAAGATGTCAAAAACATCGCCATACACGTCACTCCACCCGATGGCGACGAAGACGACGATGAGTTCGTGCcgccgctgcgcccgcgccgcaagTTTAGCACGCCGCTGGCCGCGCTGGCTGGGGCCGCCGATGACCTCGTCGCTTTGCAAACCAAAG ATCCTCAACAGCAGCCGTCGCGGTCGCTGTCACCATTCGACCGAACCAAGCGGCGGTTCAGTACGATGGTGTCGAACGCAGCAGCAGCCGCCGTCCCACGAAGACTGTCAGCTACCATCGGGTGGTACCTGGCGTCGCCAACGCACATCAAACCACAGATCGTCCGTCAAGGTCGCGCTCTCTGCCTACAATACATCAGGACGCAGATACGCAGAGCTGCTATTGGTAATAATAAG cAAATAGTAATGAAACGACTACAACGGATGGTGGAAACGGAATGCGGCGAAGAAGCCACAAACAACGTGGAGACGGGTGTCATGTCGGCCATGCGGGCGTTGTGCGCTGCGCTGGAGAGGAAGACGCCTGAAACCTTCAGATACGTGGCGAGGCAGGCCACCAGGGCACCCTCAGCCATGCTCCGCTCTGACACGGCACTAGCTGAGCTTGCCTTAGCCCTCGCTCGTCGAATCACTAGAGAAAATATTACTTGGTCTAAG ATAGCAGCAGTATACTGCGTGTGCGGTGCGTTAGCCCGGGAAGCGGCGGAGGCGGCGGACGGGGAGCCTCCGATCGAGATAGTGGCAGCGCCCGCGGCTGCCGTCGCTGATCTCTTGCACGAGGAGCCGGGCTCCTGGATCGCTGCTCATGGCGGATGG AATGGCTTGGTGGAGCGACTGCGCGCCAGTCAAAGAGACCAGAATACAGAAAAGATTCTACGATTGATGGTATCATTCTTCGCAGCGCTGTTTGCATTTCTTCTGTTTCTGCGGTGGGCTCTACACTCCCATCCAACTTACAACCACTGA